A genome region from Anaerobacillus alkaliphilus includes the following:
- a CDS encoding BMC domain-containing protein — translation MTEAIGFLEVQGYSVALAAMDKACKAATITIQGIDSNNPSTGDAAPIPVVIQVKFTGSISDVKVALEVARLEACRHIAEEDVSTHFIPSGFSGLEKLLKSGKVRPK, via the coding sequence ATGACCGAAGCCATCGGATTTTTAGAAGTACAGGGATATAGTGTGGCGCTTGCTGCCATGGATAAAGCTTGTAAAGCCGCTACCATTACCATTCAAGGAATTGATAGTAATAATCCAAGCACTGGAGATGCAGCACCTATTCCGGTTGTCATTCAAGTTAAATTTACAGGCTCGATCTCTGATGTGAAGGTTGCCCTAGAAGTTGCTCGACTTGAAGCTTGTCGTCATATTGCTGAAGAAGACGTTTCTACTCATTTCATTCCCTCAGGTTTTAGCGGCTTAGAGAAGTTGTTGAAAAGTGGGAAAGTTCGTCCGAAATAG
- a CDS encoding BMC domain-containing protein, translated as MGLSLGMLEVRGMGTTFVCIDKMVKSAFVEVTRVEQIGSGVITIFIQGELASVQYAIAVGEEVVQSYGQFIASRVIARPYNGLEKLTAQEEKVVKHGEN; from the coding sequence ATGGGTCTTTCATTAGGAATGCTTGAAGTAAGAGGAATGGGTACAACATTCGTTTGTATTGATAAAATGGTCAAATCTGCCTTTGTTGAAGTTACTAGAGTTGAACAAATAGGTTCGGGAGTGATCACAATTTTTATCCAAGGAGAACTAGCTTCTGTCCAGTATGCAATAGCAGTAGGAGAAGAAGTAGTTCAAAGTTACGGACAGTTCATCGCTTCAAGAGTCATTGCGAGGCCGTATAATGGGTTGGAAAAATTAACTGCTCAAGAAGAAAAGGTGGTCAAGCATGGAGAGAATTGA
- a CDS encoding BMC domain-containing protein produces the protein MERIESIGVIETQYYPVAVEILDQICKGTNVQLLTSENYLGGMLVSLIVGGSVSDVNEAVAIAKQVCQDKENNPLKKAIAISNPHPEILKYILPAPKEVELPAVVKSRRKKTNVNTSKEDL, from the coding sequence ATGGAGAGAATTGAGTCCATTGGAGTGATCGAGACGCAATATTATCCTGTTGCCGTTGAAATTTTAGATCAAATATGTAAAGGAACAAACGTCCAGCTTTTAACAAGTGAGAATTATTTAGGTGGGATGCTCGTCTCACTCATTGTTGGTGGAAGCGTTTCGGATGTAAATGAAGCAGTAGCCATTGCCAAACAGGTTTGTCAGGATAAAGAAAATAATCCACTAAAAAAGGCAATTGCTATTTCGAATCCTCATCCTGAAATTTTAAAATATATCCTACCTGCTCCTAAAGAGGTAGAACTTCCGGCGGTTGTAAAAAGCCGTCGAAAAAAAACAAATGTAAACACATCTAAGGAGGACTTATAA
- a CDS encoding BMC domain-containing protein, giving the protein MNESIGIIETKGLTAAIEAADAMLKAANVEIVGSEKIGSGLVSVIVKGDVGAVKAATEVGAEAAGRIGEVVAVHVIPRPHSDVAKLLPNL; this is encoded by the coding sequence ATGAACGAATCAATTGGAATTATCGAAACAAAAGGTTTAACAGCAGCGATTGAAGCAGCTGATGCGATGTTAAAAGCAGCAAACGTAGAAATCGTTGGCAGTGAAAAAATCGGCTCAGGTTTAGTTTCTGTGATTGTTAAGGGCGACGTTGGGGCAGTGAAAGCAGCAACAGAAGTAGGTGCAGAAGCAGCGGGGCGCATTGGTGAAGTAGTTGCCGTTCATGTAATCCCAAGACCACACAGCGATGTAGCTAAATTATTACCAAATTTATAA
- a CDS encoding BMC domain-containing protein yields the protein MSQSIGIIETKGLTAAIEAADAMLKAANVEIVGSEKIGSGLVSVIVQGEVGAVKAATEVGAEAASRVGELVAVHVIPRPHADVAKLLPALK from the coding sequence ATGAGTCAATCAATCGGAATTATCGAAACAAAAGGTTTAACAGCAGCAATTGAGGCAGCAGATGCAATGTTAAAAGCAGCAAACGTAGAAATCGTTGGTAGCGAAAAAATCGGTTCAGGGTTGGTATCAGTGATTGTTCAAGGAGAAGTAGGCGCAGTGAAAGCAGCAACAGAAGTAGGTGCAGAAGCAGCTAGCCGAGTGGGTGAACTTGTGGCTGTTCACGTAATCCCAAGACCGCATGCTGATGTGGCAAAATTGTTACCAGCTTTAAAATAA
- the pduL gene encoding phosphate propanoyltransferase — translation MDKNALLEEITRLVVTELKEQNVTVSTKQQKSYVPVSISARHIHLQRDHLDALFGKGYQLTKHKDISQPGQWACNEKVTIQGPKGKIENVRVLSPLREATQVEVASSDARKLGLEPPVRSSGNLTGSAPITIIGPKGTIQLQEGCIIADRHIHMTPQDAMEFGVRDKQKVSVKVPGGKGGLMGEVTIRVRHNYALDMHIDTDDANAFGLSGNEQLQIIPD, via the coding sequence ATTGATAAGAACGCCCTCCTTGAAGAGATTACTAGGTTAGTAGTTACTGAGCTAAAGGAACAAAATGTCACGGTATCTACGAAACAACAAAAGAGCTATGTCCCTGTCAGCATTTCCGCTAGGCACATTCACCTTCAAAGAGATCATCTCGATGCTCTTTTTGGCAAAGGTTATCAATTGACAAAACATAAGGATATTTCTCAGCCTGGACAGTGGGCATGTAATGAAAAGGTTACGATTCAGGGACCAAAGGGTAAAATAGAAAATGTTCGCGTATTATCACCACTCCGCGAGGCAACTCAAGTAGAGGTAGCCAGTAGTGATGCCAGAAAACTAGGGTTAGAACCTCCGGTTAGAAGCTCAGGGAATCTCACTGGTTCTGCACCAATTACGATTATTGGACCGAAGGGAACCATTCAATTACAGGAAGGCTGTATCATTGCCGATCGTCATATTCACATGACACCTCAAGACGCGATGGAATTTGGGGTTAGGGATAAACAAAAGGTCTCTGTAAAGGTTCCTGGGGGTAAAGGTGGACTTATGGGAGAAGTAACGATTCGTGTCCGACATAATTATGCACTTGATATGCACATTGATACTGATGATGCCAATGCATTTGGACTGAGCGGAAATGAACAGTTGCAAATCATTCCCGATTAG
- a CDS encoding EutN/CcmL family microcompartment protein, with the protein MIIGKVINRVVSTRKYEELQGYKLLVIQPCYGSADFFVAADNIGAGEGEYVLVSTGEAVQHALTKHAPIDAIVVGILDHEPTI; encoded by the coding sequence ATGATTATAGGCAAGGTAATAAATAGAGTTGTTTCTACAAGAAAGTATGAGGAGCTACAAGGTTATAAGTTACTCGTTATTCAACCTTGTTATGGTTCAGCCGATTTTTTTGTAGCCGCAGATAACATTGGAGCCGGTGAGGGTGAGTATGTACTTGTTTCCACAGGAGAAGCAGTACAACACGCTTTAACGAAACATGCACCAATTGATGCGATTGTTGTTGGGATATTAGATCACGAACCGACCATATAA
- a CDS encoding CoA-disulfide reductase, with protein MKLIVIGGVAAGMSAASKLKRINSDAEVVVYEKGTFLSYGACGLPYYVSGENDDYTKMIARTKEQFEAQGMTIHVRHEIVKVVPEKKQVMVKDLDKGNYFLDSYDQLMIATGTIPVVPPFPGKDLANIHVLKTLEDGILLKQVSEKKEIQDVVIVGGGYIGIEVAEAMVRLGKRVRVIELGTRILQTFDQEITDLAEEELRKQGVALTLGEKVESFIGTTSVEKVKTDRGTYPADLVLLSIGVKPATKFLEGSGIALAENGAIIIDREMRTNHADIYAAGDCAQVYHKVMEENRFIPLGTNANKCGRIAGTNLAGGREKYIGTLGSAAIKIFNLELGRTGMSEQDAKDFAIDYTTVTVRSADHPGYYPNQTPIWIKLICEKRTKRILGAQAIGEKGVVLRIDVFAVAIHNNMPADELGMTDLCYAPPFAGVWDAIHIACNAVK; from the coding sequence ATGAAATTAATTGTTATTGGTGGGGTAGCGGCAGGAATGTCCGCTGCCTCTAAATTAAAGCGAATAAATAGTGATGCCGAAGTTGTCGTTTATGAAAAAGGAACCTTTTTGTCTTATGGAGCTTGTGGGTTACCGTACTATGTCTCTGGTGAGAATGATGACTACACGAAAATGATTGCTAGAACAAAAGAACAATTTGAAGCGCAGGGGATGACTATTCATGTGCGCCATGAAATTGTCAAAGTAGTTCCAGAGAAAAAGCAAGTGATGGTCAAAGACTTAGACAAGGGAAATTACTTTCTCGACTCATATGATCAGTTAATGATTGCCACTGGTACGATACCTGTTGTTCCACCCTTCCCTGGGAAAGACTTAGCGAATATTCATGTTTTGAAAACATTGGAAGACGGTATTCTCTTAAAACAAGTGTCAGAAAAGAAGGAAATCCAAGATGTTGTCATAGTAGGTGGCGGATATATTGGGATCGAAGTTGCTGAAGCAATGGTACGTTTAGGAAAGCGAGTTCGAGTGATCGAGTTAGGTACTCGTATCCTGCAAACCTTTGATCAAGAAATTACTGATTTAGCTGAGGAAGAGCTGAGAAAACAAGGTGTTGCGTTAACATTGGGGGAAAAAGTTGAGTCATTTATTGGAACTACTAGTGTCGAAAAAGTAAAAACGGATCGTGGAACTTATCCTGCTGATCTGGTGCTTCTCTCAATCGGGGTTAAACCTGCAACGAAATTCCTTGAGGGATCTGGAATAGCCCTTGCAGAAAATGGAGCCATTATCATTGATCGCGAAATGCGTACGAACCATGCTGATATCTATGCAGCTGGGGATTGTGCACAGGTCTATCACAAGGTTATGGAAGAAAATCGCTTTATTCCTTTAGGGACAAATGCAAATAAGTGCGGAAGAATTGCAGGTACGAACCTAGCCGGTGGTCGCGAAAAGTATATTGGAACACTTGGAAGTGCTGCAATTAAAATTTTTAATCTTGAATTAGGAAGAACGGGCATGTCTGAACAAGATGCGAAAGATTTTGCCATTGATTATACAACAGTTACGGTCCGGAGTGCTGATCATCCAGGCTACTACCCAAATCAAACACCGATTTGGATCAAACTAATTTGTGAAAAGCGAACAAAACGGATTTTAGGAGCTCAAGCCATCGGTGAGAAGGGTGTTGTCCTTCGGATAGATGTATTTGCAGTAGCTATTCATAATAATATGCCTGCAGATGAATTAGGGATGACCGATTTATGCTATGCGCCCCCGTTTGCTGGAGTATGGGATGCGATTCATATTGCTTGTAATGCGGTTAAATGA
- a CDS encoding CoA transferase subunit A translates to MSKVMSLKDAVSLVNDGDTIAIGGNVLHRAPMAAVREIIRQEKKLLKLVKTAGAHDIDLLCAMDCVETVDAGFVSYESKYGLATHYRKAVEQGNVRANEHACYTVICSLRAATMNVPFMPVHGLNAGDLLLENDYFVVVEDPFSGTPVTLVKAIVPDVAFIHVQECDQQGNARIVGPKFEDVLISRAAKQVIITTEQIVPESRMKLLKDQIDIPGFLVSAVVKTPQGAAPTSCYQKYEVDDRSLQSFMAQKNKDELISYLQSYEKKDYSGGTKLW, encoded by the coding sequence TTGAGTAAGGTTATGTCATTAAAGGACGCAGTCAGTTTAGTCAACGATGGGGATACAATTGCGATTGGTGGTAATGTACTTCATCGTGCGCCAATGGCAGCTGTTAGGGAGATAATTAGACAGGAAAAGAAACTGCTTAAGCTGGTAAAAACCGCGGGGGCACATGATATTGATCTTTTATGTGCAATGGATTGTGTTGAAACGGTAGATGCTGGTTTTGTTAGTTATGAGTCTAAGTATGGGTTAGCCACACATTACCGAAAAGCAGTGGAGCAAGGGAATGTAAGAGCAAATGAGCATGCTTGTTATACAGTTATCTGCTCTTTACGTGCGGCAACGATGAATGTCCCATTTATGCCTGTTCATGGTTTAAATGCAGGTGACCTACTTCTAGAGAATGATTACTTTGTTGTAGTGGAAGACCCGTTTAGTGGGACGCCGGTGACTTTAGTGAAAGCAATTGTCCCTGATGTAGCTTTTATTCATGTTCAAGAATGTGATCAACAGGGAAATGCAAGGATTGTCGGCCCTAAATTTGAAGATGTACTCATTAGTCGTGCTGCTAAACAAGTAATCATTACGACTGAACAAATTGTACCAGAAAGCAGAATGAAGCTTTTAAAAGACCAAATCGATATTCCAGGATTTTTAGTTTCAGCAGTAGTAAAAACTCCACAGGGGGCGGCACCTACTTCATGTTACCAAAAATATGAGGTTGATGATCGGTCGTTGCAGTCATTTATGGCTCAAAAAAACAAAGATGAACTAATCTCCTACCTCCAAAGTTATGAGAAAAAAGATTACTCTGGGGGTACAAAGCTATGGTAA
- a CDS encoding CoA-transferase subunit beta → MVNQQYRASDMMTCAIANLLNDGETVFHGVSSHLPMIAMMLAKRLHAPNLVHLNIPGGVNPSSVTQASYSSAGADLFSGAESYFPLEEVFDLSMRGRLDVAFLSGIQFDLHGNINASVVGSYQKPKVRLPGGAGSAVLIPTAKKAIIWRTKHDKRTFVENVDFITTRGNLWKIVTPLCIFQYKAGKLHLDRIQPTSSLEEVKANTGFELSYDEIKYTNAPTEKELSLLKKIDPFDYRSIEF, encoded by the coding sequence ATGGTAAACCAGCAATATCGAGCGAGTGATATGATGACATGCGCGATTGCGAACTTACTAAATGATGGTGAAACGGTTTTTCATGGTGTTTCTTCCCATTTACCAATGATCGCAATGATGTTGGCAAAAAGATTACATGCGCCTAATTTAGTGCACTTAAATATCCCAGGCGGTGTAAACCCTTCCTCAGTTACTCAAGCGTCGTACTCATCGGCTGGTGCGGACCTTTTTTCAGGAGCAGAGTCATATTTCCCTTTAGAGGAAGTCTTTGATTTGTCGATGCGTGGAAGGTTAGATGTGGCTTTCTTAAGTGGAATACAGTTTGATCTTCATGGCAATATTAATGCATCTGTCGTTGGAAGCTATCAAAAGCCAAAAGTCCGATTGCCTGGTGGTGCAGGAAGTGCGGTGTTAATCCCAACAGCCAAAAAAGCAATCATTTGGCGAACTAAACATGATAAACGAACGTTCGTTGAAAATGTAGATTTCATCACTACCCGAGGGAACTTATGGAAGATCGTTACCCCACTTTGTATTTTTCAGTACAAAGCAGGAAAGCTTCATTTAGATAGGATCCAACCAACTTCTTCATTAGAAGAGGTTAAAGCCAATACTGGCTTTGAGTTATCCTATGATGAAATAAAGTATACAAATGCACCGACAGAAAAAGAATTGTCGTTGTTAAAGAAAATTGACCCGTTTGACTATCGTTCAATTGAATTTTAG
- a CDS encoding ABC transporter ATP-binding protein, with product MLKVFSFLKSYKKPIYIALFLMLVELFVELWHPLLMAKIIDDGILKNDLSVVLTWGGIMLGLSFVGFAAGIINSFYAAHVSQGFGYDVRKSLFDKVQSFSFANLNRFPTSSLITRLTNDVTQLQGLVFMGLRIMARAPLLVIGGVVMALIVNWQLALILVVTMPLMFLFMVWLMGRGVTLFRIVQDKLDSVNSVMRENLSGMRLIKAFLRKSHEQNRFAKSSTELKDQTIKALRLIELTMPVLLLVMNISILVILWFGSFQVTANNANIGEIVALVNYATRIMFAFSVFSFLLMNLARAKASSTRIVEVLEADVDLVDGAGSSLQEELIRGHVRFDDVSFQYPDTKENVLMNISFEARSGETVALLGATGSGKTSLFQLIPRLYDVSKGTVTLDGEDIRKFKLTSLRNNIGFVPQEARLFTGTVRENICWGKEGASMEEIIEAAKAAQIHETIVKLPNQYETIIGQKGVNLSGGQKQRVSIARALIRKPKILLLDDSTSALDLQTEQKILEAIRDLSCTTLIITQKISTVMAADKILLLEDGRIVAEGEHDKLLQTSELYQKIYDSQQLEEVASHG from the coding sequence ATGTTAAAGGTATTTTCGTTTTTAAAATCTTATAAAAAGCCAATATATATCGCATTATTTTTAATGCTTGTGGAATTGTTTGTAGAGCTTTGGCATCCGCTATTAATGGCAAAAATTATCGATGATGGAATTCTAAAAAATGATTTATCTGTCGTTCTTACATGGGGCGGTATTATGTTGGGATTGTCCTTTGTAGGATTTGCTGCTGGAATTATTAATTCATTTTATGCTGCACACGTAAGTCAAGGATTTGGGTATGACGTAAGGAAAAGCTTGTTTGATAAAGTACAGTCGTTTTCCTTTGCAAATCTTAATCGATTTCCGACCTCTTCGTTAATCACGAGATTAACGAATGATGTTACACAGCTTCAAGGGTTAGTTTTTATGGGCTTACGAATTATGGCTAGAGCACCTTTACTCGTTATTGGTGGAGTGGTTATGGCGTTAATTGTAAATTGGCAGTTGGCGTTAATATTAGTTGTCACAATGCCTTTAATGTTTCTGTTTATGGTCTGGTTGATGGGGAGAGGGGTAACTCTATTTCGGATTGTCCAAGACAAATTAGACTCTGTGAATAGTGTTATGCGTGAAAACTTGTCAGGGATGAGATTAATAAAAGCGTTTCTAAGAAAATCCCATGAACAAAATCGATTTGCAAAATCAAGTACTGAACTGAAAGATCAAACGATAAAAGCTCTAAGGCTTATTGAATTAACAATGCCAGTCCTTTTATTAGTAATGAATATTAGCATATTAGTGATTTTATGGTTTGGAAGCTTTCAAGTAACGGCGAATAATGCAAATATCGGAGAAATAGTGGCACTAGTTAATTATGCGACAAGAATTATGTTTGCTTTTTCGGTCTTTTCATTTCTATTAATGAATCTTGCTCGAGCAAAGGCGTCTTCTACTAGGATAGTTGAAGTACTAGAGGCTGATGTAGATTTAGTTGATGGTGCTGGATCGTCTTTACAAGAGGAGTTAATAAGAGGACACGTAAGGTTTGATGATGTATCTTTCCAATATCCTGATACGAAAGAAAATGTACTAATGAATATAAGCTTTGAAGCGAGATCTGGAGAAACTGTGGCTCTTCTTGGTGCTACTGGTTCAGGAAAAACATCGTTGTTTCAACTAATTCCTCGACTTTACGATGTGTCAAAAGGGACTGTTACGCTAGACGGCGAGGATATAAGAAAATTTAAATTAACTTCATTACGAAATAACATTGGTTTTGTTCCACAAGAAGCCCGTCTTTTTACAGGGACAGTCCGTGAAAATATTTGCTGGGGCAAGGAAGGTGCTTCTATGGAAGAAATAATAGAAGCGGCAAAGGCAGCACAGATACATGAAACCATTGTCAAACTACCAAATCAATATGAGACAATCATTGGTCAAAAAGGTGTAAATCTTTCAGGTGGTCAGAAACAGCGGGTATCCATTGCAAGAGCATTAATTCGCAAACCGAAAATTTTATTGTTAGATGATAGTACGAGTGCGTTAGACTTACAAACGGAGCAGAAGATTTTAGAAGCGATTCGTGACCTCTCGTGTACGACCCTTATCATTACACAAAAAATAAGTACAGTAATGGCTGCTGATAAAATCTTATTGCTTGAGGATGGCCGTATTGTTGCTGAAGGAGAACATGATAAGCTACTGCAAACAAGTGAGTTGTATCAGAAGATCTACGACTCACAGCAGTTAGAGGAGGTGGCAAGTCATGGCTAA
- a CDS encoding ABC transporter ATP-binding protein — MAKQTKTNSKQPPKKSRDITGTVIRIWSYLAEKKALLTFVLVLVFISVALSLLGPYLIGYAIDEYIIPRNSDGFFRLLVFLAIVYLVNSVAIWLHNYYMISIAQTTVYKMREHLFSHLHRLPISYFDRKQHGELMSRLTNDMENVSRTLNSSVIQIFSSLLTLIGTVAFMIYLSPLLTLITLTIIPLLYYGMKWITARTKKYFREQQRNLGSMNGFIEETISGQSVVKTFSQEERMTEQFLERNEQLRKSGYWAQAYSGFIPKLMNVLNNLSFAIIALAGGILALNDLVSIGIIVTFTQYSRQFTRPLNDLANQYNTLLSAVAGAERVFEVMDEEKEEVKTDLAELEDVTGNVEFDHVSFSYNHEGQTITDISFQAKAGETVALVGPTGAGKTTVINLLSRFYDPVAGSITIDGQDISTVSRKSLRQHLGFVLQDPFLFEGSILENIRYGDLHASDEAVMEAAKQANAHSFIMKLPKGYDTVLSQDGGGISQGQKQLLSIARAILSRPKILILDEATSSIDTITEIKIQEALARLMEGRTSFVIAHRLNTIQQADQIIVLHEGKMIEKGTHQSLLKEKNFYYELYHGHLKNDAM; from the coding sequence ATGGCTAAACAAACAAAGACAAACAGTAAGCAGCCGCCAAAAAAAAGTAGAGATATCACAGGTACGGTTATACGGATCTGGAGTTACCTAGCTGAAAAAAAAGCACTACTTACTTTCGTTTTGGTGTTGGTTTTTATTAGTGTTGCTCTATCTTTACTTGGACCATATTTGATTGGTTATGCGATTGATGAATATATCATCCCAAGAAATAGTGACGGATTTTTTAGGCTCTTAGTGTTTTTAGCGATTGTTTATCTGGTGAATTCTGTAGCCATTTGGTTACATAACTACTACATGATTAGTATCGCTCAAACGACCGTTTACAAAATGCGGGAACATTTGTTTAGCCATTTACACCGTTTGCCAATTAGTTACTTTGATCGAAAGCAACACGGTGAGCTAATGAGTAGATTAACAAATGATATGGAAAATGTCAGCCGTACCTTAAATAGTTCGGTTATACAGATTTTTTCTAGTCTTCTGACGCTTATTGGGACAGTCGCTTTTATGATTTATCTTAGTCCGCTTTTAACCTTAATAACCCTAACGATCATACCGTTACTTTATTATGGAATGAAATGGATTACTGCGAGGACGAAAAAATATTTTCGTGAACAACAACGTAATTTAGGTTCAATGAATGGATTTATTGAAGAAACGATTTCTGGTCAGAGTGTTGTAAAAACATTCTCCCAGGAAGAAAGAATGACTGAACAATTTCTAGAACGGAACGAGCAGCTGAGGAAATCGGGCTACTGGGCACAAGCCTATTCAGGCTTTATTCCAAAGCTAATGAACGTACTAAACAATTTAAGCTTTGCAATTATCGCCTTAGCAGGTGGAATACTTGCTCTTAATGACTTAGTCTCAATTGGTATTATCGTTACGTTTACCCAATATTCAAGGCAATTTACTCGGCCATTAAATGACCTCGCCAATCAATACAACACACTTCTTTCGGCAGTTGCAGGTGCAGAACGTGTTTTCGAGGTCATGGACGAAGAAAAAGAAGAGGTTAAAACAGATTTAGCCGAGCTTGAAGATGTAACGGGAAATGTAGAATTCGATCATGTGTCGTTCTCTTACAATCACGAAGGTCAAACAATTACCGATATCTCGTTTCAAGCTAAGGCTGGTGAAACTGTTGCTCTTGTTGGGCCAACTGGAGCAGGGAAGACGACAGTCATCAATTTGCTAAGTCGTTTTTATGATCCTGTAGCAGGGTCAATTACTATCGACGGACAGGATATATCAACGGTTAGTCGTAAAAGTCTGAGACAACACTTAGGATTTGTGCTCCAGGATCCATTTTTATTCGAAGGCAGCATTCTCGAAAACATCCGCTATGGAGATTTACATGCAAGTGATGAAGCTGTGATGGAGGCGGCAAAACAGGCCAATGCTCATTCCTTTATTATGAAACTTCCAAAAGGCTATGATACAGTATTATCTCAGGATGGTGGCGGTATCAGCCAAGGACAGAAACAATTGCTTTCAATTGCTAGAGCAATTCTTTCACGTCCGAAAATATTAATTTTAGACGAAGCAACGAGTAGCATTGACACCATTACCGAAATTAAAATTCAAGAAGCCCTTGCAAGATTAATGGAAGGGCGGACTAGTTTTGTCATTGCTCATCGTTTAAATACGATCCAGCAAGCTGATCAAATAATTGTTCTACATGAAGGGAAAATGATCGAAAAAGGGACACACCAATCGCTACTTAAAGAGAAAAACTTTTACTATGAACTTTATCATGGACACTTAAAAAATGATGCGATGTAA
- a CDS encoding GNAT family N-acetyltransferase: protein MTWKIKTYEELTKEQLYNIVRERINIFVVEQNCPYPELDDLDQGSFHLFYEKEGEIRAYCRILPKGLKYQQVSIGRVIVKEEYRRQGLASELMRNAITFVEEELQEQQIKIQAQDHLREFYGSFGFSPISETYLEDGIPHVDMIVGGL, encoded by the coding sequence ATGACCTGGAAGATCAAAACATATGAAGAATTAACAAAAGAGCAACTATACAACATTGTAAGAGAACGAATTAATATATTTGTTGTGGAACAAAACTGTCCTTACCCTGAACTTGATGATTTAGACCAAGGCTCTTTTCACCTGTTTTATGAAAAAGAAGGTGAGATCAGAGCATATTGTAGAATTTTACCTAAGGGCTTAAAGTATCAACAAGTGTCGATAGGACGAGTAATTGTAAAAGAGGAATATCGTCGTCAAGGGTTGGCATCAGAATTAATGAGAAATGCGATTACATTTGTCGAAGAAGAGCTTCAAGAACAACAAATTAAAATTCAGGCACAAGATCATTTACGAGAGTTCTATGGCTCATTTGGTTTCTCGCCTATTTCGGAAACCTATTTAGAAGATGGGATTCCCCATGTTGATATGATAGTAGGAGGTTTATAA
- a CDS encoding P1 family peptidase, with amino-acid sequence MDRKKLRDLGIQIGKLPPGEKNCITDVKGVRVGHLTLMKELLDGEVVRTGVTAVLPHGGNLFREKVIATSYVINGFGKTTGLVQVEELGLLESPIMLTNTFGVPAVTQGTLQYMLKNNPEIGDTTGTINIVVGECNDSYLNSIRLFPVTPEDAVKAIESASEDQAKEGAVGAGTGMVCFGYKGGIGASSRVVTNEGASYTVGCLVLSNFGKREDFRYWQYSDRTEEPDYLTDGSIMIVLATDAPLGERQLKRLAKRATIGLGRTGSHASHGSGDIVIAFSTAKTVSHFSDQQQEVIQQIREETTVMNELFQAVTEVTEEAILNSLTKATTTTGRKGRLVNELPYNFLEKSGVTVESE; translated from the coding sequence ATGGACCGAAAGAAACTACGAGATTTAGGTATTCAGATTGGAAAGCTTCCACCAGGAGAGAAAAATTGTATTACCGATGTAAAGGGTGTTCGAGTAGGTCATCTGACGCTAATGAAAGAGCTCTTGGACGGAGAAGTAGTTCGTACTGGCGTCACCGCAGTTTTGCCTCACGGTGGTAATTTATTTCGTGAAAAGGTAATCGCTACAAGTTATGTCATTAATGGGTTCGGTAAAACGACGGGGTTAGTTCAAGTCGAAGAATTAGGCCTACTCGAATCGCCAATTATGCTCACAAATACATTTGGGGTACCAGCTGTTACTCAAGGTACATTGCAGTATATGCTTAAGAACAATCCAGAGATTGGTGACACCACAGGAACAATCAATATTGTGGTTGGAGAATGCAATGATAGCTACTTAAATTCAATTCGATTATTCCCTGTAACACCAGAAGATGCGGTTAAAGCTATTGAGAGTGCTAGTGAAGATCAGGCAAAAGAAGGTGCTGTAGGGGCAGGAACCGGAATGGTATGCTTTGGTTACAAAGGTGGAATTGGTGCTTCATCAAGGGTAGTAACGAATGAAGGTGCTTCGTATACGGTTGGTTGCCTTGTTCTAAGTAACTTTGGCAAACGAGAGGATTTTCGTTATTGGCAATACTCAGATCGAACTGAAGAGCCGGACTACCTTACGGACGGTTCGATCATGATAGTCTTGGCTACCGATGCACCATTAGGTGAACGACAATTAAAGAGACTAGCGAAGCGTGCCACGATTGGCTTAGGAAGAACGGGAAGTCACGCAAGTCATGGCAGTGGTGATATCGTGATTGCCTTTTCAACGGCAAAAACTGTTAGCCATTTTTCAGATCAGCAACAGGAAGTCATTCAACAAATTCGGGAAGAAACAACGGTTATGAACGAACTTTTCCAAGCTGTTACAGAAGTGACAGAAGAAGCGATTTTAAACTCCTTAACTAAGGCAACAACGACAACGGGTAGAAAAGGACGGCTCGTAAATGAGCTCCCATATAACTTTTTAGAGAAGAGTGGTGTCACTGTTGAGTCAGAATAG